A genomic region of Magnolia sinica isolate HGM2019 chromosome 6, MsV1, whole genome shotgun sequence contains the following coding sequences:
- the LOC131248537 gene encoding LRR receptor-like serine/threonine-protein kinase SIK1, protein MWISRKTLMSIKASFSNVANMLLDWNADDNEDHCSWRGVACDNLSFAVVSLNLSNLNLGGENSPAIGDLQSLQTLDLKRNQLTGSIPDEIGNCVLLKSLDLSGNLLYGDIPF, encoded by the exons ATGTGGATTTCAA GGAAAACACTCATGTCCATCAAGGCGTCATTTAGCAACGTTGCTAACATGCTCCTCGACTGGAATGCTGATGACAACGAAGATCACTGCTCCTGGCGCGGGGTTGCTTGTGACAATCTCTCCTTCGCCGTCGTCTCTCT GAATCTCTCAAATTTGAATCTTGGCGGGGAGAATTCGCCAGCCATTGGGGATTTACAGAGCTTACAGACACT AGATTTGAAGAGGAATCAGCTGACCGGGTCAATCCCTGATGAGATCGGTAACTGCGTCTTGCTGAAATCTCT GGATTTATCCGGTAACTTGCTATATGGAGATATTCCATTCTAA